The segment ATAATTATTAACATACAATAAAATTTAAAAAACTTACAGGAGCAATATGTCGAATTTTAATAAAGTTGGAACTTTTATGAAAACTTTTGGACAAGAGGTCAAAACAGAACCTTCATTAAGTACAGAGAAGATCAATAAACTAAGGATAGATCTTATTAAGGAAGAATTGCAAGAACTGACCGAGGCAATGAATAATAAAGATTTATTAGAGGTTGCAGATGCACTGACAGATATATTGTATGTTACCTATGGTGCTGGGCATGCATTTGGAATTGATTTGGACAAATGTTTTGAGGAAGTTCAAAATTCAAATATGAGCAAATTAGGGGAAGATGGAAACCCAATTTATAATGAGTCTGGCAAAGTAATGAAAGGACCGAATTATTTCAAACCTGATTTGTCAAAGTTTGTATCTTAGATTTCTAGTTTAAAATCAATCGCTGCTGCACTATGTGTAATACTTCCAATTGAAATTCTATCTACACCAGTTGAAGCAACTGATTTAATTGTCTTTAAATTGATATTTCCTGAAGCTTCAGTTTCGTAATATTTTTTAGCAATCTTTACTCCAGCCTTAAGATTTTTAATATTAATGTTATCAAATAAAACAGTATTAAATTTAAGACCCATAATTACTTTAAGCTGATTTAAATTGTCAA is part of the Candidatus Pelagibacter sp. HTCC7211 genome and harbors:
- a CDS encoding nucleoside triphosphate pyrophosphohydrolase family protein, translating into MSNFNKVGTFMKTFGQEVKTEPSLSTEKINKLRIDLIKEELQELTEAMNNKDLLEVADALTDILYVTYGAGHAFGIDLDKCFEEVQNSNMSKLGEDGNPIYNESGKVMKGPNYFKPDLSKFVS